The following are from one region of the Salicibibacter kimchii genome:
- a CDS encoding type II toxin-antitoxin system PemK/MazF family toxin has protein sequence MMLEQGDIVLIPVPFTDLSSRKRRPVLILSNNQYNLESKDVLVAAITSNIQENEQAITISNQDLIDGYLKRMSNVRTDKIYTLAQDIVIKKFGRLNREVFQQAVRDIHKLLSE, from the coding sequence ATGATGCTTGAACAAGGGGACATTGTGCTGATTCCAGTCCCTTTCACAGATTTGTCCTCGAGAAAAAGAAGACCTGTTTTGATCTTGTCTAATAATCAGTACAACTTGGAAAGTAAGGATGTACTTGTTGCAGCGATTACCTCGAACATACAAGAGAATGAACAGGCGATAACAATTTCAAACCAAGACCTAATTGATGGATATTTGAAACGTATGTCCAATGTTAGAACGGATAAGATCTATACTTTGGCACAAGATATCGTGATCAAAAAATTTGGGCGGCTTAATCGCGAAGTATTTCAACAGGCTGTTCGAGATATCCATAAATTATTGTCAGAATAG
- a CDS encoding helix-turn-helix domain-containing protein, with the protein MMMQTINQEQDHLWESVRILSQIDTQKAQAVFKATIEKSLQQMDMRLPVFVKFPLSIPSEEHLSQLREIEKKMRSAYADGKNESAYEHLVEYIQQLSQMAEDPSMIQKKLLASLLASRNTPAQDDVNYYTPNEAAKKLGLSDQTIRRMCENKKFPRAYKTQGGHWRIPQDSFVTTPRQDETAEALLKRIDHKNREAGDVDEFDL; encoded by the coding sequence ATGATGATGCAAACGATAAACCAAGAACAAGATCATTTGTGGGAAAGTGTGAGAATTCTTTCACAAATCGATACACAAAAAGCACAAGCGGTTTTTAAAGCAACGATTGAAAAGTCCCTGCAACAAATGGATATGCGTTTACCCGTTTTTGTCAAATTCCCATTATCTATACCGAGCGAAGAACATCTTTCTCAACTTCGTGAAATAGAAAAAAAGATGAGGAGTGCTTATGCTGATGGAAAAAATGAATCAGCCTATGAGCATTTGGTGGAATATATTCAGCAATTAAGTCAAATGGCAGAAGACCCCTCCATGATTCAAAAGAAGTTGTTGGCTTCACTATTAGCCTCACGGAACACACCTGCACAAGATGATGTGAATTATTATACTCCTAATGAAGCAGCTAAAAAATTAGGCTTAAGCGATCAAACCATTCGACGAATGTGTGAAAACAAAAAATTTCCTCGGGCTTATAAAACCCAAGGTGGCCATTGGCGAATCCCGCAAGACTCCTTTGTTACCACACCGAGACAAGATGAAACAGCAGAAGCCTTATTGAAACGAATCGATCATAAAAATCGGGAAGCGGGGGATGTAGATGAATTTGATCTATGA
- a CDS encoding PIN domain-containing protein yields MNLIYDAPVPPKVFIDTTVLCGALRVDGVNRKILKAARFPHFFEPVLSRICLFEFVRNAIQGLGKGNKIVKYEQQEIEAFINNFLTPIFDFYMELPVNSLIGRYSVKTIMRENRPIGDVLVELSGCDHETARQIASTQEMAEPLHRFDQDDFHVWITAIQESCNYILTTNHRRFPSNIGKIERIHPKELYSYLKNY; encoded by the coding sequence ATGAATTTGATCTATGATGCCCCCGTTCCACCAAAGGTATTCATTGATACAACAGTACTGTGTGGAGCACTGCGGGTTGATGGCGTAAATCGAAAAATTTTAAAAGCAGCTCGCTTTCCCCATTTTTTTGAACCGGTTTTATCAAGGATATGTTTATTTGAATTTGTACGAAATGCCATTCAAGGGCTTGGAAAAGGAAACAAAATCGTTAAGTATGAACAACAGGAAATTGAAGCGTTCATAAACAACTTCTTGACACCAATTTTTGATTTTTACATGGAGCTTCCGGTCAATAGTTTGATCGGCCGTTATAGTGTGAAAACTATTATGCGAGAGAATCGTCCAATCGGAGATGTGTTAGTGGAGCTTAGTGGTTGTGATCATGAAACAGCCCGACAAATAGCTTCTACACAGGAAATGGCCGAGCCGCTTCATCGTTTTGACCAAGATGATTTTCACGTTTGGATCACAGCTATTCAAGAATCCTGCAATTACATACTAACGACCAATCATCGCCGATTTCCATCAAATATTGGAAAAATTGAAAGAATTCATCCGAAGGAGTTATATTCATATCTAAAGAATTATTAA
- a CDS encoding AbrB/MazE/SpoVT family DNA-binding domain-containing protein: MRQKLKLDEGDRVAFIEDNGKIVITKASILALRELQKEIGQEAENQGIYEEDLQDELEKVREDMWYERKR, translated from the coding sequence ATTAGACAAAAATTAAAGCTGGACGAAGGAGATCGTGTAGCTTTTATTGAGGATAACGGGAAGATCGTTATTACTAAAGCCAGTATTTTAGCTTTACGTGAATTACAAAAAGAAATTGGACAAGAAGCTGAGAATCAAGGCATTTATGAAGAGGATTTACAAGATGAACTGGAAAAGGTCAGGGAGGACATGTGGTATGAGCGAAAAAGATGA
- a CDS encoding LCP family protein codes for MKKFLITVGVLLSLIILVIGGFALYLYFSVTSTADQMHSPLEREHSDLRVDATNLEEEEPVSFLLLGVDSEGETAGRTDTMIVLTVNPVDESMKMVSIPRDTRTEIVGRGTEDKINHAHAFGGAEMAIASVENFLDVPIDYVATINMDGFEEMVDAVGGVTVENDLEFEQGGHYFPEGQVELDGDEALSFVRMRYEDPQGDAGRTERQREVIEGLLREGAQFSSLTSVGAILDSVGSNVKVSADSGEMADLFGYESARHDIEQLELSGSGTRIDGIYYEMIDEGARAEVSSVMREHLELED; via the coding sequence ATGAAAAAGTTTCTGATTACGGTCGGCGTGCTCCTCTCGCTGATCATCCTCGTCATCGGAGGCTTCGCCCTCTATCTTTATTTTTCCGTCACGTCGACCGCAGACCAGATGCATTCGCCCCTGGAACGGGAACATTCCGACTTGCGCGTGGATGCGACCAATCTCGAGGAAGAAGAACCGGTTTCTTTTTTACTATTAGGGGTTGATTCGGAAGGCGAAACAGCCGGGCGTACGGATACGATGATCGTCCTTACCGTCAACCCGGTGGATGAATCGATGAAAATGGTGAGCATCCCCCGGGATACGCGCACGGAAATCGTCGGGCGGGGAACGGAAGATAAAATCAACCACGCCCACGCGTTCGGCGGCGCGGAAATGGCGATTGCCTCAGTGGAAAACTTCCTGGACGTGCCGATTGATTATGTGGCCACCATCAACATGGACGGGTTCGAAGAAATGGTCGATGCCGTCGGCGGCGTCACCGTGGAAAATGATTTAGAGTTTGAGCAAGGCGGGCACTATTTTCCGGAAGGCCAGGTTGAGTTAGACGGGGACGAAGCGTTATCCTTCGTGCGCATGCGCTATGAAGACCCGCAAGGCGACGCCGGCCGCACGGAACGCCAGCGCGAAGTGATTGAAGGATTGCTGCGGGAAGGCGCGCAGTTCTCTTCTCTTACTAGTGTGGGGGCGATCCTTGATTCGGTCGGCTCGAATGTGAAGGTGAGCGCCGATTCCGGTGAGATGGCGGACCTGTTCGGCTATGAATCCGCAAGGCACGACATTGAGCAACTCGAGCTAAGCGGCTCAGGCACACGGATTGATGGGATTTATTATGAGATGATTGATGAAGGGGCACGCGCTGAGGTGTCGAGTGTGATGCGGGAGCATTTGGAGCTGGAAGACTAG
- a CDS encoding polysaccharide biosynthesis protein, protein MTYKWRMLVLMSIDSLIVLSAIFFGVFLLYDWQWPWTDILVVSAIVLVIAHHIFAYVFKLYKGAWQYASTNELLRIFYAVTLSVITAGIVQGLVFDVLYARALVVTWMLHILLIGGTRFAWRMYRDTYMKPKKGLKRTLIIGAGAGGTLVARQLKGSPESELRPVAYVDDDPTKQHLEIMDIPVAGTICQIERVAEKYRIEHIVIAIPSMKREELQHIYEKCMETNIKPKIMPMLEDIVSGKLEVSQIRDVQVEDLLGRDPVELDTEGIADTITGQVVLITGAGGSIGSELCRQLCRFDPAEMILLGHGENSIYSIDMELKNEYTHITFETEIADVQGKERMQEIMEKYRPDVVYHAAAHKHVPLMEKNPQEAVKNNVIGTRNTAEAADAAGVSTFVMISSDKAVNPTSVMGATKRIAEMVVQHLNTVSATRFVAVRFGNVLGSRGSVIPLFKKQIEAGGPVTVTHPDMTRYFMTIPEASRLVIQAGALADGGEILVLDMGEPVKIVDLARNMIRFSGFGEEDIGIEYTGMRPGEKMYEELLGDEEVHEEQVHPKIYVGKTNGSYDSVKEVIKYINHDSLVDRLIEVSNDLKPETSKVSAAN, encoded by the coding sequence ATGACTTATAAATGGCGGATGCTCGTTCTCATGAGCATTGACAGTTTGATCGTGCTGAGTGCGATCTTCTTCGGGGTCTTTTTGCTTTATGACTGGCAGTGGCCATGGACGGACATCTTAGTTGTCAGTGCCATCGTGCTCGTCATCGCCCACCATATTTTCGCTTACGTATTCAAATTGTATAAAGGCGCCTGGCAGTACGCGAGTACGAATGAGCTGTTGCGTATTTTTTACGCGGTGACGCTGTCGGTGATAACAGCCGGGATCGTTCAGGGCCTTGTTTTTGATGTGTTGTACGCGCGGGCGCTCGTGGTGACGTGGATGTTACATATTTTGTTGATCGGCGGCACGCGCTTTGCATGGCGAATGTATCGGGATACATACATGAAACCGAAAAAAGGACTGAAGCGTACGCTCATTATCGGGGCAGGCGCGGGCGGAACGTTGGTCGCACGGCAATTAAAGGGAAGCCCGGAATCCGAACTTCGTCCCGTGGCGTACGTGGATGATGATCCGACGAAGCAGCATTTGGAAATCATGGACATTCCCGTGGCAGGCACGATCTGTCAGATAGAGCGGGTGGCGGAAAAATATCGAATCGAACACATCGTCATCGCCATCCCGTCCATGAAAAGGGAAGAACTCCAGCATATTTATGAGAAATGCATGGAAACGAACATAAAACCGAAAATCATGCCGATGCTGGAAGACATCGTAAGCGGCAAACTGGAAGTCTCGCAAATCCGCGACGTGCAAGTGGAAGACCTCCTCGGCCGCGATCCCGTCGAACTGGACACCGAAGGCATCGCCGACACAATCACCGGCCAAGTCGTTCTCATCACCGGCGCCGGCGGCTCCATCGGCTCCGAACTGTGCCGCCAATTGTGCCGATTCGATCCCGCGGAAATGATTCTCCTCGGGCACGGCGAGAATAGCATTTACTCGATTGATATGGAACTGAAAAATGAATACACGCACATCACATTCGAAACCGAAATCGCCGACGTCCAGGGAAAAGAACGCATGCAAGAAATCATGGAAAAATACCGACCCGACGTCGTCTACCATGCCGCCGCCCACAAACACGTGCCGCTCATGGAAAAGAACCCGCAAGAAGCGGTCAAAAACAACGTCATCGGCACCCGCAACACCGCCGAAGCTGCAGACGCCGCCGGCGTCAGCACCTTCGTCATGATCTCCAGCGACAAAGCCGTCAACCCGACGAGCGTCATGGGCGCAACAAAGCGGATCGCGGAAATGGTCGTTCAGCATTTGAATACGGTTAGTGCCACACGGTTTGTCGCTGTGCGCTTTGGTAATGTGTTAGGGAGTCGGGGCAGCGTGATCCCGCTGTTTAAGAAGCAAATTGAAGCCGGCGGCCCGGTGACAGTCACACACCCGGACATGACACGGTACTTCATGACGATCCCGGAAGCGTCGCGGTTGGTGATTCAGGCCGGGGCTTTGGCTGACGGAGGAGAGATCCTCGTGCTCGATATGGGCGAGCCGGTGAAGATTGTCGATCTGGCACGGAACATGATACGGTTCTCTGGGTTTGGAGAGGAAGATATTGGGATTGAGTACACCGGGATGAGGCCCGGGGAGAAGATGTATGAGGAACTGCTCGGGGATGAGGAAGTGCATGAGGAGCAGGTGCACCCGAAGATATATGTGGGGAAGACGAATGGGAGCTATGACTCCGTTAAAGAAGTAATTAAATATATCAACCATGACTCTTTGGTTGATCGACTAATAGAAGTGAGCAATGATTTAAAACCTGAAACTTCTAAAGTTAGTGCTGCTAATTGA
- a CDS encoding pirin family protein, producing MLQKLSADHHSQPFKGPFSITRIHPADLLNAGPLSNIDHATMKKGLTIKMHEHIDDEILSYVWQGTSYHKDSAGFEAPIAPGKLMMMNAGYSFWHEEKVKNESAVEMLQIFVRPREENLDPDIQFHDKPVRHREWYLMAGPEGSDAPLALRQHVYILDAHPAKGDRLDVPVYEGLKPFLYVMNGEIAVEDLKIKRQEAVTDLETPLSSLTANADSTVVLFFVDVDAPMSMAGTISGLGKT from the coding sequence ATGCTGCAAAAACTTTCGGCAGACCATCACTCACAGCCATTCAAAGGTCCGTTTTCCATCACTCGCATCCATCCCGCTGACCTATTGAACGCAGGACCATTAAGCAACATTGATCACGCGACCATGAAAAAAGGATTAACGATCAAAATGCATGAACATATCGACGACGAAATTCTGAGCTACGTTTGGCAAGGGACGTCCTACCACAAAGACTCCGCCGGCTTTGAAGCGCCTATCGCTCCCGGAAAACTCATGATGATGAACGCGGGTTACAGCTTCTGGCACGAAGAAAAAGTGAAAAACGAATCAGCTGTTGAAATGCTGCAAATTTTTGTGCGGCCGCGAGAGGAAAACCTCGATCCGGATATTCAATTTCACGATAAGCCGGTGCGGCATCGGGAATGGTACCTCATGGCAGGACCGGAGGGCAGTGATGCGCCCCTTGCCCTCAGACAACATGTCTACATTTTGGATGCGCATCCGGCCAAGGGCGATCGATTGGACGTTCCGGTATACGAAGGGCTAAAGCCTTTTTTGTACGTCATGAACGGAGAAATTGCGGTTGAGGATTTGAAAATAAAACGGCAAGAAGCCGTCACAGATTTGGAAACCCCTCTTTCGTCACTAACAGCCAACGCGGACTCAACCGTCGTGTTATTCTTTGTTGACGTGGATGCGCCCATGTCAATGGCAGGGACGATTAGCGGTTTGGGGAAAACATGA
- a CDS encoding CpsD/CapB family tyrosine-protein kinase, translating to MFKKQPRQISKRRSLITRENPRSPISEQFRTIRTNIQYAAVDQTMQVIMTTSSGPAEGKTTINANLAETIGQQGEKVLLVDADMRKPAVHYMFYLANHTGLSNVVTKQRDFSEVVQSTSNESLDVLTCGPIPPNPSELLGSQAMKHFIEGARTHYDYIIIDTPPVLAVTDAQIVAGVSDGVILIVDSGHTEKEEARKATDLLGQSNAKMLGAVLNRQAHKKSNYMYYYGG from the coding sequence ATGTTCAAAAAACAACCGAGACAAATTAGCAAACGACGCTCCCTGATCACGCGTGAAAATCCGCGTTCGCCGATCTCGGAACAGTTTCGCACGATCCGGACGAACATCCAATATGCCGCCGTCGATCAAACGATGCAAGTGATCATGACGACATCGTCCGGCCCCGCGGAAGGCAAAACAACGATCAATGCCAATCTCGCCGAAACGATCGGGCAGCAAGGAGAGAAAGTGCTCCTCGTGGACGCCGACATGCGCAAACCGGCCGTTCACTATATGTTTTATCTGGCGAATCACACCGGCTTAAGCAATGTCGTCACGAAGCAGCGGGACTTTTCGGAAGTCGTCCAGTCCACGAGCAATGAATCCCTCGACGTCCTCACGTGCGGACCGATCCCGCCCAATCCGTCGGAATTGCTCGGTTCGCAAGCGATGAAGCATTTTATCGAAGGCGCGCGCACCCACTATGACTACATCATCATCGACACCCCGCCGGTCCTCGCCGTCACAGACGCGCAAATTGTCGCCGGCGTGAGCGATGGCGTCATACTCATCGTGGATAGCGGCCATACGGAAAAAGAAGAAGCGCGCAAAGCGACGGACCTTCTCGGGCAATCGAACGCAAAAATGCTCGGCGCCGTCCTCAATCGACAAGCACACAAGAAAAGCAATTATATGTACTATTATGGCGGTTGA
- a CDS encoding DUF2281 domain-containing protein, which yields MDVNTNKERILELIEDIPEKDMTEIIDFIGYLKMKREKEEYRDLLQASESSMDFWDNKIDDEVWNDA from the coding sequence ATGGACGTGAACACGAACAAGGAAAGGATTCTTGAATTAATTGAAGATATCCCAGAGAAGGATATGACAGAAATCATTGACTTTATTGGATATTTGAAAATGAAAAGAGAAAAAGAAGAATACCGGGATTTACTACAAGCCAGTGAAAGCAGTATGGATTTTTGGGATAATAAAATTGATGATGAGGTATGGAATGATGCTTGA
- a CDS encoding winged helix-turn-helix transcriptional regulator — protein MKVCPYIEASFEILGKKWNGQLVHYLSLCEGAQAHFSEIKRDLAGITPRALSLKLSELIEEGLVKKLVENDSPVTISYELTEKGVSLAESMKPLQAWAQHYMNSEGKENGEQ, from the coding sequence ATGAAAGTGTGTCCGTATATCGAGGCTTCCTTTGAAATTTTAGGAAAAAAATGGAACGGACAACTTGTCCATTACCTGTCGTTGTGCGAGGGTGCCCAAGCACATTTTTCCGAGATAAAAAGGGATTTGGCAGGCATTACGCCCAGAGCACTTTCACTGAAGCTCTCCGAACTTATTGAGGAAGGCTTGGTGAAAAAGTTAGTGGAAAACGATTCACCGGTGACCATTTCTTATGAACTGACGGAAAAAGGCGTATCACTGGCTGAGAGCATGAAGCCCCTGCAAGCATGGGCGCAACATTATATGAATAGCGAGGGAAAAGAAAATGGCGAACAATAA
- a CDS encoding YveK family protein produces the protein MEETISLREIFETLKKRWRMIASITIGAVILSAIMSYFIMTPQYEATTQLLVNQGQEEQQGGSLDVGDIDTNVELINTYSVIIQSPAILDLVIERADTDRSYTYSQLESQVDVQPEGESQVVAVSVTDPDPRAAVTLVNAIANVFQDEVETIMNIDNVSILATPDLGQVQSPVSPQPTLNMAIAFVVGLMAAVGLAFLLEFLDNTIKDEDDVEKELGLTALGSIPEITPGDSRNAQSASKGRAYNVQKTTETN, from the coding sequence ATGGAAGAAACCATCAGCTTAAGAGAAATCTTTGAAACGTTGAAAAAACGTTGGCGCATGATCGCGTCAATCACCATAGGCGCTGTCATCTTGAGTGCGATCATGAGTTATTTTATCATGACGCCGCAATATGAAGCTACAACGCAGCTGCTCGTCAATCAAGGGCAGGAAGAACAGCAAGGCGGCTCGCTGGATGTCGGGGATATTGATACGAATGTGGAACTCATCAATACATATAGCGTCATTATTCAGAGCCCGGCGATCCTCGATTTGGTGATCGAACGTGCGGACACCGACCGTTCCTATACCTATTCCCAGCTAGAGTCCCAAGTCGATGTGCAGCCGGAAGGGGAGTCGCAAGTCGTTGCGGTTTCGGTGACCGATCCTGACCCGCGCGCGGCAGTCACGCTCGTCAATGCCATCGCCAATGTTTTCCAAGATGAAGTCGAGACGATCATGAACATTGACAACGTCAGCATCCTCGCGACCCCGGATCTCGGGCAAGTGCAGTCACCCGTATCGCCGCAGCCGACCTTAAACATGGCGATCGCGTTCGTCGTCGGCTTGATGGCGGCCGTTGGACTGGCTTTCTTGCTTGAATTTCTCGATAACACGATTAAGGACGAAGACGACGTGGAAAAAGAACTGGGGCTTACCGCGCTCGGGTCCATCCCCGAAATCACGCCGGGAGATTCCAGAAATGCCCAGTCTGCAAGCAAAGGGAGGGCCTACAATGTTCAAAAAACAACCGAGACAAATTAG
- a CDS encoding type II toxin-antitoxin system RelE family toxin, producing the protein MYSIQFSKDARKQLNKLDKNTAKRIINSIEKLQYSPREHRHSKKMKGYKDNIYRLRVGQFRIIYEIIEEKVVVLIVRLGSRGDIYK; encoded by the coding sequence ATGTATAGTATTCAATTCTCTAAGGACGCAAGGAAACAGTTAAACAAATTAGATAAAAATACAGCAAAACGGATAATAAATTCTATTGAGAAGTTACAATATTCCCCAAGAGAGCATCGGCATTCAAAGAAAATGAAAGGTTATAAGGATAATATCTATCGCCTCAGAGTAGGTCAGTTTAGAATCATTTATGAGATTATAGAGGAAAAAGTAGTCGTGCTTATAGTACGTTTAGGATCACGTGGAGATATATACAAATAG
- a CDS encoding tyrosine-protein phosphatase: MIDIHSHILPGIDDGSPHMQESLTMARQAVDHGITHIIATPHHRNGHFDNEKKDIIAQTQTLNDAIVDARLPIMVHPGQETRVYGEMVEGFRTGELCTLADGGRYLFVELPSDHVPRYTGRLIYHLLQEEVIPVIVHPERNVQILKDAGWLYEMVKGGAITQITAASITGDFGKTIRKFSHQLIEHNLTHFVASDMHTSTKRPNRLRDAYAVLEKQYGTDTVLFFQENAEILMNHQYVMMDEPQRIKKKKVFSLFKR, translated from the coding sequence ATGATCGATATACATAGTCATATTTTGCCGGGTATTGACGACGGATCTCCGCACATGCAAGAAAGCTTGACGATGGCGAGACAAGCCGTCGATCACGGCATTACCCATATTATCGCCACCCCTCACCATCGAAACGGCCATTTCGATAATGAAAAAAAAGATATTATCGCACAAACACAAACGTTAAACGACGCGATCGTCGATGCGCGTTTGCCAATAATGGTCCATCCCGGCCAGGAAACACGTGTGTATGGCGAGATGGTGGAAGGTTTCCGGACAGGGGAGCTTTGCACCCTGGCGGATGGCGGGCGCTATTTGTTCGTGGAACTGCCGAGCGATCACGTGCCCCGCTATACGGGACGCCTGATTTATCACCTCTTACAAGAAGAGGTGATTCCTGTTATCGTACACCCGGAACGTAACGTGCAAATCTTAAAGGATGCCGGTTGGCTGTACGAAATGGTCAAAGGCGGGGCGATCACACAAATTACCGCTGCTAGCATCACCGGCGATTTCGGCAAAACGATACGGAAATTCAGCCACCAGTTGATCGAACATAACTTGACGCACTTCGTCGCATCCGACATGCACACGTCGACGAAACGCCCCAATCGTTTGCGGGATGCCTACGCGGTGTTGGAAAAGCAATACGGAACGGATACGGTTTTATTTTTCCAAGAAAACGCGGAGATTTTGATGAATCATCAATACGTCATGATGGACGAGCCGCAACGAATCAAAAAGAAGAAAGTATTCAGTTTATTCAAGCGATAG
- a CDS encoding DsbA family protein, whose product MANNNPLMCDPETGVCGVSDEGEMTMIDLNKPKKTIDLYYVTDPICSHCWALEPVLKRFIEQYGDYFNVRIVMGGLLEKWGDGPVDPANGISGPSDVAGHWREVGEQTRMPIDGTLWHDNPIHSSYPPSRVFKVIQQQDEALAETFLRRAREAVFAFNENIAQTSVLVDIVNKIGLNGEKIVEEAEQQSLDEDFSLAGNLGARGFPTIIMVNEENQGVKIVGGRGLEQYVSGLKQVLNKDELQAKEQPALTQLLEKEKRLFSKEIEVMYDVEQADVEEFVGKELASGDYEARELLGEAYFEMK is encoded by the coding sequence ATGGCGAACAATAATCCTTTAATGTGTGATCCGGAAACCGGCGTTTGTGGCGTGTCCGATGAGGGGGAGATGACGATGATTGATTTGAATAAACCGAAGAAAACGATTGACCTGTATTATGTAACAGATCCCATTTGTTCCCATTGCTGGGCATTGGAGCCAGTTTTGAAACGATTTATCGAACAGTATGGCGATTATTTCAACGTCCGCATCGTAATGGGCGGATTGCTGGAAAAATGGGGAGACGGCCCGGTTGATCCGGCAAATGGCATTTCTGGTCCGAGTGATGTGGCCGGTCATTGGCGGGAAGTTGGCGAACAAACACGCATGCCCATTGATGGGACGCTTTGGCATGACAACCCTATCCACTCATCGTATCCTCCATCCCGCGTGTTCAAAGTGATTCAGCAACAGGATGAAGCGTTGGCAGAGACATTCTTGCGAAGAGCGAGAGAAGCCGTTTTTGCTTTTAATGAAAATATTGCACAGACGTCTGTGCTTGTTGATATCGTCAATAAAATCGGACTGAACGGAGAAAAAATTGTAGAAGAAGCGGAGCAGCAGTCATTAGATGAAGATTTTAGCCTTGCGGGGAATTTGGGCGCTAGAGGATTTCCTACGATTATTATGGTCAACGAAGAAAATCAAGGGGTAAAAATTGTCGGCGGCCGCGGATTGGAACAGTATGTTTCGGGGTTAAAACAAGTGTTGAACAAAGATGAACTGCAAGCAAAAGAGCAACCGGCCCTAACGCAATTGCTCGAAAAAGAAAAACGTCTATTTTCCAAAGAAATCGAAGTGATGTACGACGTTGAGCAAGCGGATGTTGAGGAATTTGTCGGTAAGGAACTTGCATCCGGCGATTATGAGGCGCGGGAACTTTTAGGGGAAGCGTATTTTGAGATGAAATAA